CCAGAAGCCTGGGCAGGGCTTCCTTTATGTAGGAAAACTCCGGTGAGAGCATTCTCCCCAGCAAGTTCAACATATCCGGCACTCCTGAGATCATACGGGATAAATCAAAACTCACACCCCAGGCGGTCAGGGACCATAGAAGAAGGATTCCCAAAATCCACAATCGGTTTTTCTTTTTTTTCTTAGCGATATAATCCTGTAATGTCTTCATCGGAAATCTCCTTTGTCCTTTGATCAAAAAGAATCTTTCCATCCTTCAGTCCCACTAATCGGTCACAGTAGGCTCTGGCAATCTTCACATCATGGAGATTCACAATAATACTGATCCCGTGCTTCTCCTGAATTCTTTTAAAGGTATCCATAACCACCTTTCCCGAGTTCTGGTCAAGGCTTGCCACGGGCTCATCGGCAAGAATCACCCGGGGTTCCTGGGCTAAGGTTTTGGCAATGGCCACCCGTTGTTTCTGTCCACCGCTTAACCGGTCTCCCCGCTCAAAGATTTTTTCCCCGAGTCCCACAGTTTCCAGGGCCTCCTCCGCCAAGCGGTAATCCCCCTCTTTAAAGATTCCAAAAAAAGACTTCACGGAAGACTGATAACCCAGCCTTCCGATCAATACATTTTCCAAAACCGAGGATCGGTCCACTAGATTAAACTCCTGAAAAACAAAGCCGATGCCCCGGCGGATATCCCGCAGTTCTTTAAAGGATAACCGGCTTAAGTCCTTCCCTTCAACGATCACCCTTCCCTCAGAAGGGGAGACCAGCCTATTTAAGGTTTTCAGCAGGGTGGATTTCCCGCTGCCGCTGAGTCCGATAACCCCTACAAA
The window above is part of the Isachenkonia alkalipeptolytica genome. Proteins encoded here:
- the phnC gene encoding phosphonate ABC transporter ATP-binding protein — protein: MISVQDVYVTYEKRTPALRGVTLDFHEGEFVGVIGLSGSGKSTLLKTLNRLVSPSEGRVIVEGKDLSRLSFKELRDIRRGIGFVFQEFNLVDRSSVLENVLIGRLGYQSSVKSFFGIFKEGDYRLAEEALETVGLGEKIFERGDRLSGGQKQRVAIAKTLAQEPRVILADEPVASLDQNSGKVVMDTFKRIQEKHGISIIVNLHDVKIARAYCDRLVGLKDGKILFDQRTKEISDEDITGLYR